In a genomic window of Accipiter gentilis chromosome 23, bAccGen1.1, whole genome shotgun sequence:
- the RRP9 gene encoding U3 small nucleolar RNA-interacting protein 2, translating into MARRGRGQRRGGGAGPARSERRRYPSDRAARFRGRGGGAAEAVPGSEGRPRAVAGRPVDEEVSSDSEPESPSLGRRREAAEEEVEETPQEKKLRLAKLYLEQLRQHEEERAAAEEEETQPADLIGDRLKEDVLEQKGRLQRLVAKDVQPPDPASIRMLRGHQLPVTCLVISPDDRFIFSASKDGSLIKWEVESGKRLCVVPGGKKGTEERHMGHASHVLCMAISSDGKYLATGDRNKLIMIWDAATCKRLHIFTGHRDAVSGLSFRKGTHQLYSASHDRCVKVWNVAENAYVETLFGHQDVITGLDSLSRECCVTAGGRDGTVRLWKIPEESQLVFYGHQGSIDCIQLINEEHMVSGADDGSLALWGLTKKKPLALARQAHGMQDAQGLQQPYWISAVAALRNSDLLATGSHSASVKLWKCGEGFRKLEPLWDIPLVGFVNSLKFSAAGDFLVAGLGQEHRLGRWWRVKEAKNSICIIPLKRRAAAPSPEASDGPEAPDSS; encoded by the exons ATGGCGCGCAGGGGGCGGGGACAGcgccgagggggcggggcggggccggcgcggagTGAACGGCGTCGCTACCCGAGTGACAGGGCGGCCCGCTTCCGTgggaggggaggcggggccgCGGAGGCG GTCCCGGGCTCCGagggcaggccgcgggcggtggcCGGTCGGCCCGTCGACGAGGAGGTGTCTAGCGACTCGGAGCCGGAGAG CCCGTCGttggggcggcggcgggaggcggcggaggaggaggtggaggagacgCCACAGGAGAAGAAGCTGCGCCTGGCCAAGCTGTACCTGGAGCAACTCCGCCAGCACG aggaggagcgggcggcggcggaggaggaggagacccAGCCGGCGGATCTCATCGGCGACCGGCTGAAGGAGGACGTG ctcGAGCAGAAGGGCCGGCTGCAGCGCCTGGTCGCCAAAGAT GTGCAGCCTCCGGATCCAGCCAGCATCCGCATGCTGCGGGGGCACCAGCTGCCTGTCACCTGCCTGGTCATCTCTCCAGATGACAGGTTCATCTTTTCTGCTTCCAAGGACGGCTCCCTCATCAAAT GGGAGGTGGAGAGCGGGAAGAGGCTGTGCGTGGTGCCCGGGGGGAAGAAGGGCACCGAGGAGCGGCACATGGGGCACGCGTCCCACGTCCTTTGTATGGCCATCTCGTCGGATGGCAAGTACCTG GCCACAGGAGACAGGAACAAGCTGATCATGATCTGGGATGCAGCCACCTGCAAGCGCCTGCACATCTTCACTGGGCACCGCGATGCCGTCTCG GGCCTGTCCTTCCGGAAGGGCACGCACCAGCTCTACAGTGCCTCCCACGACCGCTGTGTCAAGGTCTGGAACGTGGCAGAGAATGCATACGTGGAGACCCT gttcgggcaccaggatgtcatcacggggctggacagcctgagccgggagtgctgtgtgacggcagggggacgggacggtaccgtgcggctctggaagatcccggaggagtcgcagcttgtgttttacgggcacca gggctccatcgactgtatccagctcatcaacgaggagcacatggtgtcaggcgctgatgacgg gtccctagccctgtgggggctaacaaaaaagaagccgctggcactggcccggcaggcacatggcatgcaggatgcgcagggcctgcagcagccatactggatctcagcggtggccgccctgcgcaacagtgacctcctggctacag gctcccacagtgccagcgtgaagctctggaagtgcggtgagggatttcggaagctggagcccctctgggacatcccgttg gtgggttttgtgaacagcctcaagttctctgcagccggtgacttcctggtggctggccttggacaggagcaccg gcttggccggtggtggagagtcaaagaagccaagaacagcatctgcatcatccctctgaagcggagggctgcagcccccagtcccgaagcctcTGAcggccctgaagcccccgacagctcctag